AATATTGTTGCGTCTCCCGTTTTGGGATTCTGGTGTTTTGGCTTTCGCGGGTTGATTCGTGGTGGTGTTTGGTGTTCGGATGATTCTTTTGGTTGAATAGGGTTCGGAAGTTTACATTTTTGTATTAATGGAGtggtaaaatggttttaattttattaattcgaTTTGGTTTAGGATTTGTATTTGATTATATCTGGGTGTTTAGATTTGTATGTGTACAAACCGCATAATAAGACTGAGACTTTGTGGATTATGATGATTAATTTGGATGCTTTGTTGAAATAAGTGGTTCTTCTTTTAGGTTTAAAACTATAATTAAAGTGGATAGGTGAAATTAAACTGAACCTGGAAGTTGTGGATGGCGCTTCTGAATAAGTTAATTGCATTTGGATTGTGGTTTCGAAACCTCGGATTATGTTAGAATGGTTTGCAagatggaatttttttttgtgcctTCTACTCATGAAGATTGTTAGCTTAAGTTCATTTCATTTGGTGCACCATGCATCCATTCAATCACTTAAACGTTTTTTGAGATCAAGTATCATCGATATCAGTTTGTTTAACTTTTGTGATGTATGTTTATTTAAGTTATTAAGAAAACATCACCTCAAAAGTCACAAGCTTTAAGGTTTGAAATAATCTAATAAAAACAGTATGAATTTGGTTTTCCATGGTGTCATCGAAGTCCAAGGTGTTCAGTGTTTGTTTGGGTACAATGGCTGGGAGTTGGCCTCGTTTTCCAAATGCCCGCACTGGGTACTAATCGGTACATCCAGTGTGGTTGTTTCACTTGGGATCCGCTGCACTGGTTTTGAAGTTCCCACTCATAAGCTGTGTGGATATGCACATTGTGGTTGTTTCTGAAACCATCCCCATACATAGCATTTTGCAAAAATGTGGGATTATCATTGTTTTATTATCCTTTTGAGTGATAATTTGAAAGACATACGTTAAccgtaaattaaaaaaaaaaaaaaattgctaagATCAGATAAAAGAATCACTTCAATGTCTAAATGCTTTGAAGGCTTACTTGTCAAACAGTGAATTCCTGTAAACAGCCTAAGCAAACTTGGCTCTTTTCCAATGGACAAAGGAGTGACTCCTAGCCTCTTTGTTAATGATGGTTCATTCATGGAAAGGTTCAGACAACTTCAACAAGAGAAGGATAAAGATAAAGGTTCCGCAGCAGACGAGTCTAGACCAAGTAAAGTTGTTCCAGGGACCTTGACTCCTACCACCACCGGTAAAACCAGTGCTGAACTGAAGGCTAATGATGCACGCAAGGTTGCCGCTGCTTCAGGTAGCAAACTTGCTTTCAGCTTGAAACAGAAGTCAAAGATTGTCGCACCACCTGTTAAGTTAGGTGCGGATGAGGATGAAGATGAAGCAGATGCTGCAAATGTTGCAGCTGGTGTACCAACTAAACGGCAAAAGTTGGGTCAGCCGGATGCCGTAGAGGAATCATACAGACAAGTGGATGTTGGTAATTACTGCTTATATGCATATCCTTTAACTTTGTTGATTGCAATTAAAAGTATTTCTCAGTTAATTTTTTCAAGAACAAAATTGGAAGATCAGCCTTTTCTATTTTGCTGCAATTCTATTTTATTGCTAATAACTTTAATGCTTGAAATGATTAACTATGTactttttgcatattttctatTCAACCGAAAATGATGTATGACAAGAATTGATTTCTTCATACATCAACTCCTGATTTGTTAATTGCACTTTTATTATTCAAACTATTTTTCTGCCTTTTCACCTCATCATAAATAGTTGTCTTATACTGCTCTTCCTCTTTCCTTAAATGTTTTTCTTGACTCGTTTAGTTTTCctcttattttgttaaaaaaagatCATGCCCCTCATTCTCGTAAGTTGTTTTAGTGGTGCAAGTTGAAGTTATATCTCTTCACCAATATGAAATTTtgttgtatgttttttttacaCATCTGTAAGGCGAGTTGGAGTCTGGATTTCTAGTATCCTGATAGAGCCTGTGGACTTTTATTTTCTATATGTGGTGTGTGGTGCCATTTACCACTTTTTTAGTCTGCTAGTTGAGAAGGGGAGGTGTAGGACTGTTAGGTGTTTGTATATTACTGGTTCTTCTTtaacgatcaattaaaatttgacTGAAAGAGATAGAAGTGGCCAGTAAAAACAATTTAAGTAATTTGAAATTGTCCCTCCAGTAAGTACCCTGTTATTGAAAAAATCATCTCAGTAATTGTGTTCTCTACTCTTAACCGGTGTGGATGAAAAGGACAAAACATTCTTGAATATTTCTTGTCTCATTAATGCAGCTAATTCCTTAAGTTCCTATCAACATTGGTGGAAAGAGATGTTCAAAGAAAGAATTGGAATATGTGGCACCCCTGCTACAAGAGTAATTTGCATTCCCTTGTTCATGCTCTTGGTATTAATCAGTTTTATAAGTGATATGCAGCACCACCTTTCCCAACTGATTCAACAGTGAAGATAGTTGCTGACAAACTAGCAAGTTTTGTGGCTAAACATGGAAGACAATTTGAGCATATTACACGTCAAAAAAATCCAGGAGATACTCCTTTCAAGTAAGTACCCTATGAAGTTTCCACCTAATTATTTTTTCTGTTATGTACAATCTGTGTGTTGGCATTTATGAAATGCCAACGGAGAGTGATGTGGGGTGTGGTTCACTATAGTTGTAGGTTTGGGGGTATTGTTTTTGTTGTCGTTTTCTGGTTTTGCTCCTTCCACTTATGGTAGCGCATATGCTATATGCAATGGGGGTTTATTTTGTTTGCAGATTTTTATTTGACGAGAGCTGTTCTGATTACAAATATTACGAGTATCAGCTTGCTATTGAAGAGAAAGCACTTCAACAGACCAGGGATTCACAAACATCTCGTAATGGTGGGTACTAGATTTCCAGTTTGGTGCTTTTGCCttctgttttaataaaaaattaaagacaAATTTGCCAAAACCATGCCTATTCAAAGTGAATGTAAGCATCAAGCTTAGTGGAGGCATTACAATGGGTTTTGTGCATCTGTATTTGTGGGTGTGTATCTGAGTGAGTGCACCATCTGTATATGCTATGAGTATttgagagtgtgtgtgtgtgtgtgtgtacttgttGCCAAAAAATAGGATTTTACTTTCGTCGATcaatcaaaattcacccaaataaTTGTACTGACACACTTTCTATGTGCAGTGTTAAAAGTTCTTGCCTCAATAGTGTGATACTGTTGTCTGATTAACTTTTCCAGTAATAAGTCATAAATCTTGCGTCAATTTTTGTTCTTTGCCTTTCATGCCCTAATAATAAAACATAAGTTTTAACTTGGTTGCTCTTGAAATCTTGTTTTGCTTTAATAGAACACTACTTGGTTTTGAGAAATACAAGACTGTCAAATCCATTGGTTTTAATGTATTCAAGGTCCTTGTGTGCCTAGGACTCCTAGTATTCTCCCATTGTCAAGATTCAATATCCATTTTTGTGATACATAATATGAAACCTGGAATGTGATTTTTGGCTATGCATCACTCATTAGCTCTTCTGCTGAAACATTAGTTTGGTTTGAGACTCAGATTTTGTGGTGTTAATATGTGTATAGGAGGTACTAGCATGTCAGCTTCCAAATCCACAAGTAGTTCACAAAGGTCTACTGTGAATCATCCAAACTACCAAACTTCCGCCTCTGCTTTATATGATGACACTGAGGGAAGGACAGGTATATGATATAACATCTTTTGATGCTCTCGAGCCTTTTCCCCCTTCAGCTTTGTATATGCCTATGCTTCAAGTTGTgtatttaattgaatttttgttatCTGGAGATGACAAACGACGTAAAATTGCTTTGTTATGGGAGTGCATAGTGCGCTTGTGATTTACGTCCTAGAATCAAAGTTTCTGCTGGATTTTCGTTTTCATGTAAGCTAAGCTTTGTAGTGGCCATATCATATTATTAGATGGTTTCTGCACAAATTCCTATGTTCAAACATCTGTATTTCTCAGCTTTTCTATTTTTGCGTTGGTATTAGTTTAACTAAATGTTTTAGTGTTGATTGGTTTTACTGCTTGGTCTGAAACTTACTTGTATTTTCGATTATAGGTGAGCTCACTGCACCAACAGGTGCAGATCCTATTGCCATGATGGAGTACTACGTGAAAAAGGCTGCTcaggaagagagaaagagacaaCCTAAACAATCGAAAGATGAAATGCCCCCTCCTGCTTCTCTTCAAGGTTCATTTTTGTTACTCATGGAAACCAGAAGTTTTCTTTAGTTATTAGGGAACTTTCCCTATTTTAGCTCTTATTTTGGTTAGGATAGATGCACGTAGATggtccaaatatttgtttttcctcacaatttattcttttttgtttattttttcggTTCGTTCGCAGCACCTTCTCTTAAGAAAGGTCATCACATGGGCGATTACATCCCACAAGAAGAGCTGGAGAAGTTTATGGCTGCTTGTAACGATGCAGCTGCACAGAAAGCTGCCAAAGAAGCCGCAGATAGGGCCAAAATCCAGGCTGATAATGTGGGTCATAAACTCTTGTCTAAAATGGGTTGGAAGGAAGGTaaaactctttctctctctcgtaATTCGAATGTACTGACTGCCAGATTTTTTGGTGGTCAATCATTTGTACTTCCAAAGGGAGAAACCTGATGATGTGAATGAACTTCAGGCGAGGGTCTGGGAAGCTCCAGAAGAGGAATTTCGGATCCAATAATGGCGGGTAATGTGAAGAAGGACAATTTGGGGGTTGGTGCTCAACAACCTGGAGAGGTGACTGCTGAAGATGATATATACGAACAATATAAGAAGCGGATGATGCTTGGTTACCGATACAGACCCAATCCTCTGGTATTACCCAATCTTCCATTTCCTCCTTTTGCGCGTCTTTCCAAGTTTAACATAAGGAAGGTTGTGAAGAGTTTTTATCATGTTTCTGTGTCGTCGCCGAATACACTGTCTGAACATTTTGTGATGCGATGCAGAACAATCCGCGAAAGGCATATTACTGACTGATTTGGCTGCAACTCTGTCCCCAAGACATATTTGTGAGGTTGGTAAACTCATAACTGCATTGGACGTTGAACACCTTTATGATTGGGGTACAAGGAGATTTTCGATAGGTAATTTTGGACACAACAAATTTGTATCTCTTTAAGTCTGTTTTGTGATTTAATCAAAaaccttattttttatttttcaaatcatAAAGGCTTAAGCGAACCACTATTGTGTCGAACTCTTCTCTCGTATACATCCTATGAAACATTACAATGCTCCTTGTACCAGACCAGCCTTGAGACCAACCAACACCCTAaagtcataaaaaaaaaaaatcatccttaaatttgaaaaattcaCTAGAAAACTACTACTCTTTGTCGCATGTCCGATCTTAAAATTCACAACTCGACCCCTAAAAAAGGATCTCATATTTAAGATCCGCGTAAGTTTATTTTGGAAATAAGATTATGCTTATTTAATCAGAGTGAAAATAAGAACGGGACGAATGACAGAGTATAAAATGGGATTTGATGAGTTGTGAATATGCCCTCGAGGTATGCattgaaaataatataaattgcACCAccatattttaaatcaaatcaaacgtaacttttgaattaatttttgCTAATAAGCTTTGACATTTAAATTGGGGATAGCCAAGTGCTAACCACACCATGAAATATGAATATCcaagtcaaaaaaaaaaaaaaaaattgggagctTTATCCATTGGGAGAGGACGATGGCGCTTTTAGGCGGCTTGCTTCATGTCATACATGTGAAATCGGATGGATGCTAATTTTCCTACTCCTAGGGTTTATCCAACCATTCCCTTTCTTCATGGACCAACTCTTGGTCAGGCATCAATCACAGCTGAGAGAGATCCATGTTTATTTTAATACAGTGACactcatttttttcaattttgaaaaaagatTCAATTTCGAATGTGcataattaatttgttttagaaAAAGGACATGTATTGTTATGGTGCTTTACCAAATCAACTCAGTTAtgaccacttagtactacgatttagtgatattctttttcacttgtaaataagagattttatttttgattttcAATAAAGACGAAGTTAAACCATGTTATTAAAGCAAACCTTTTATAAGACTTAATCAGCTCTTCCACCTTTTAGTATAGTtactatcgtttgttaaaaaacaaACGCAACTATAACTTTCTCCTAATATATtccaagagagggagagagtggacTTTTGAGAAAAGTCAAAATTGAGTAGGAATCACGAGCAAAACGTGATCATTTGTTTAAGTGAAAATAAGTGGTTCCAAAGTAGGAGACATTGCTTTCATTAAACACCCATCATCATGATATCATTATAGGAAATGTATCATCTTCGGATTCTTTCTAtcaaattcatcaaagtcacaaatttaaatatttgaaatttgattcaacagttaaagttattataacttttaaaatgaatTTCTATTTGTAAccttaaatcaaattttaaaagtcTGAATTTGTAATCTTTAGTGGACTTGGCGGAAGGAATCCTCGTTATAAACCAACAAACAGAAACAGCCATGTTAATAGCTTTCCTTAATCCGATGGGCGGGATAAGGATTGCGGTTTGTACAGCTGGCTTTGGGAACTCAACACCGTTTTCCcttaatttaagaaataaatCTTTGGAAATCTGAAGAGCCACGTACGTGTTTTTAATCCGCCCTCACCAAAAGCATGGAAATTCAGGTCACACACTCGTGACTTGAACTGACCAATCACATATTTTATTGTCACCACTGCCATCACTTTTTCATatttcactctttttttattaaattgattttattaaaaagaaaattgaagttgtttaaattatcaaataataattctagtttaaaaaacaattttatCTATAAAAGTCACCTACTCGTGCAACAAAAATAGCCATTATATTACAGAAAGTAAAGACAAATTCTACGAACCTCAATTCTTTGTGTAGATAATATATGTCATGTTGAAGAACTTCAATCATACACAATGTCACTGATCAATGCGAAGCAGTTGGCCAAAAACCTTTGGAtctgaaaattaaattaggttGACGAATAAATTAAATCAAACGGTCCCAATTGCTGCGTGAAAGAAAGGTAACAATTTATTGCTTCCCAGCTGTACTTGTTTGAATGTCTTAGTACTTCATAGTCATTTATGTATGTATCTGTTCTGTCCTCCATATGCATGCATTCGAGCTCCAACGTGAACATGTCAAGAAAAGGTCAACTTCATGTTTCCCAATGCCCAATCCTTCCAATTCCAAATTTATAATGCGGCTACAGTACCAATTGTTCCAACCCGTCGTTtaagaagaaagttgaggttccattcTATAAACCGATTTGTAAAACGAAGATTTTGATCCAACTTTTTATAAACCATtgcaagattttttttaattctttgttaTAAGACAAAATAATTCACCACATTTtcgcatgtgtgtgtgtatatatatatatattctcacgTGAGTGTTACGAGACGAGAATTATCATTTATCAGCATTGTAATGGAGATATATTCTTTTCCTTAATAGCAATGTATGTCATTCCGATTCCCATTGGAAGCTCACTTTTGTTAATGATATATGATGTGTGTGTGAGCAGAGCAGCCACTTTTGGCACCTAAAAGTGCATCAATAGAATGAATGAAATTAATAACGATTGTTTTGGTGGTTAGAATTTTTCTATCTAATATATTGTCTTCCGAGTTcaaattctttattttttctttgtgtagtttagagtaaaaatattgtttatactaaaaaatagaaaataaccaaattaaagcttgtttgaaagtgcttttaaaattgttgaatgtgtttttggtgaaaatgtttttaaaatcaattctttgcaaaaatacaagtaaatctTAGAACAACACTTGGTGCTTTTTataggaagcacttcaagtgcttttggaacaaaaaaaaaattatgtaaaagtGTTTTCcattattttaaaagtatatTCAAATGAGTCTTTATTCTTTGTTGTTATCATTAATATTTTGCCAAGTGATAAAACATAAGTAGATAGATTAAGGtgctaattaaattaatatcaattaacaaaacaaagaaCTTTTGAATGACCAGTCCTGATCAACGAGAGAGAATATGTATGCACCTACAGGCTACATCGGTGACTCTTCCCTCATACCAAAAAAGAGCAGAAGAGaagggaggcagattgtctaccCTCTTGTTTGTGTGCCATTCTCATCCCTTTTTATTttgtacggtcacggttaaatcatgtcaacattttatattaattttttaatagagataataaaataaaatataataagaatataaaatattaacatggcATAATCGTGATCGCATAAATagaaaaagatgaaaatgaCATTTAAACAGGAgagcagacaatctgcctccgaaGAGAAGGATCTGGTAGGCTATATGGTTTACAGTGGCTcacggttttggttttggacttTTGTAGTTTTTAGCGTAGAAGTTATAGACTTTAGGATAAGACTAGCATAGAGAGTCGCTTGGTCCATACGCAAAGCACCATATACCAATTAATATACCACCATTATCTTCTCATCATGATCTGAACTTTATGGATAACGTTGTTTTCAGaattaaacaaaacaattttatCCCAGCAAAAAGGTGAAACTTATACTTCTAAATCATTAAACAAGATAAAAATAGCAAGATTCTACAAAAGGTTAGAAGCGTGACGGATTAGGATTTAGTGCCTAGGTAACTACGCAAGATCTAGATATATacaagtaaatttattatatatcatataaataaatgtctacttatacttaaaaatacataatttcatTGTAAtgcataaactacaaaatagaatgaatgACATATAGATGATAAAGTATTAGagcataatgaaaacatgaggaacaaacatataatgtgtgttcatctaAATGTTTAACATGTATCTTACAattcattgaaaaaaaatgcaaaatgaaaattatttgttttctgtCTAAGTAAGAAGGGCGATTTAGGCGGTGCGTAGGCGGTCTAGGTGGTTGAAGAAAGTGCCTAAGCAGGTAATAAATTAACTGATGTTGAATATAAATTAACTAGTAATAAATTATAACTATTCAAGTTTTGGAATCAGGATAAGTTTGGAATACTTGCGATTAAAAGAGATAGGAAATTTAGATTCGCTAGATATATTCTAATTTtcatctagtttttttttttggaaatgttCTGATTGGGATTCTTATATTTACAACGGAATTTTCGAGTTAGACATTGGAATCTCCAATCCATCTTGCACCACTAATTTATGATAGCGTTTGATAATCAAGCTGGTCAGACTGCCTTAACTAATTATTTTCTCTTACTTGTTTAACAAACAAATAGTGAACACTTGTTTTTAAAACGAGCGATTTTTATGTACGACGGTATCACACCAGCTGATGTTATTAAGTCGCGTATTTTACTATACATATTTCATTTGGTAATATTATACTCTAAATTATAAATTCTGCTAGTAGTTATCCACCAAGATTATAACACATAATAAGTTAATGGGATTGATTACAATACTAGTATGTATTTAACGCAATAATAACCATCTAACAGACGAAACCCAGAAGCTTGATGTCACAGGATAGTATGGTCAACACATGTGCCGACATGAAATGGATGCCACCATGCCCCACCAATGGCATTAGGATAATAAAATTAGAAACGAGGGGTAGTTATGGAGCATCCTCAGTACATATATGTGGATGTTAAGGATGTGGAAGGAAGCTGACTCAGATTCAGAAAAAATAATGAGAGGTAGTTGAGTTGTTGAAACTCAAATCCTACAACTTCTTTATCCAAAAAAAGAAGTTTTCCTTTTCTGTAATTGTTTtccatttttgttatgtttccATTTTTGTCTTTGATTGCAGGGAACAGAAAAACATAAAGATTCTCGCTTGCTGGAGTTACAGAGTTCCTTTCCAGCTACAAAAGTTCAAGTAATCTGAGGTGCGTAATCTAAATTTCCAATCTTTCTAGTTAGATCAAAGCAACCTGCAAAAGGGgcttcatttatttatttatttatgtttttggattatttttggttatttttcttggttttttgcAGATTTGTGTTCTGTTTAGATCAAATCAGAAGTAGATCTCATCTGGGTTTTATCCGAAGAGCGAAGTTAGATGAATCTTGAAGCAATCCAAGTGCTGCAAAATCTTTGAAATTTCAAGAAATTAAGATTAGCACAAAAGAATCAGATATGAGCGGTCTTCTATACAAATACAATCCTAATTTTAAGGCCTCGGAGGGAGAGCCGAGGAAGAACCACGCGGCGGAGTTCATGGATTCGAATATTTTCCACCAGCAGCAGAGCTCCGGCTTAACGCGGTATCAGTCAGCTCCAAGCTCATTTCTGATGGAGCAGATGGACAACAATGGCGGCGGAACCCAGGATTTGCTGTATCTTCAACCTTCGAGCCCTGAAGTCGAAACGGTGCTGGCCAGGTTCATTTCTTCATGTAATGAACCAGATGAACGTGACAATGGTGTGCGGCAGCATCAGTTTGAAATCCAAGAGAGGCCGGTAAATGTGAAGGGAGAGGCAGAGGACTCTGTTTCTGAGCACATTAATGGTTACCCGAATTCTACTCATACGATGTACCAAGCTCCTCAAGGTCAGCAAGCTCATGGTTTAGACAGCAGCTCCTTCGCTGCAGTCAACTCTACGGGAATGGAGAATTCAATGAGGCAATCGAAAATTGGGGTCGGAAATCGGTCTAATCTTGTTAGACAAAGTAGCTCTCCGGCTGGAGTCTTCCCAAACTCGACCGTTGACGATGGTATAACAATATTTTTGTTGCCTATATCTTGGATATATTTGTTAAAATGCTGACAGATGTGTGTTGTTATGTTGAAATTTTGTTCTGGTTCCTCTAGTAATTTATATTGGTTTGATTGAAAAACAGGCTTTAACGTGATGAAGGACTCGGCAGGATATCGCGTAGGCAATGGTACAAATGGAGAAGCCAGTCCATCAACTTCTAGGTTTGGTAATCAACTGAGTTTCTCATCAAGGCAGTCTTCATACTCAGGTCGAATGCCTCGGATTGCTGAAGATGAGAATGGGAACTTGGGAGAAGATGAGAATGCTAATGGTAGCAATTCACCTTACCAGTCTAGCTTCCCAGATGATTCGTGGGACGATTCTTCATTTAATGACCTCAAAATAGCCAGAGACACTGATGGGAACAAGTTTTCTACTTCGACTGCATTCGAATCACAGGTAGGATTTGCAATTTTTCTGTAAACCATATTTGGTCTTCACTTTTTACTTGGCCATCTGCTTGCTCATCATATTGGtaatgtttgtttttctttcatCAGAACAATGATTTTGGACACCGCAATCATGGATCGACGCAACACTTGAGGTTTTCCAAACATTTTGAGATGCCTGCTATGGAGAAGTATTTGCAATTTGAAGATTCGATTCCTCGTAAAATTCGTGCCAAAAGAGGCTTCGCCACTCACCCGCGAAGCATTGCAGAGAGGGtaaatcttcttttattttattcgtCTTGTGGTTGGTTTACACTTCACAAGGATTCAGTAGCAGAGCTACATGTTACCATAGCCAGATTATATGAAATCCGTGATCGTGAATACTGTGAATTTCAGATGAGAAGGACGCGGATTAGTGAAAGAATGAAGAAATTGCAGGAGCTTTTCCCAAACATGGACAAGGTATTTGCTACGCTTGCAATTATCACCATTGTAGCGGCGTTTTCTTGAATGCATGAAAACTGAGTCTTGTGTTGTGTGTTGTATTCTTGGCAGCAAACAAACACGGCAGAAAAGTTGGACTTGGCGGTCGGGTTCATAAAAGACCTTCAGAAACAGGTTCAGGTAAAGTTGCAGCAAATGAAATGTGTAATCTTTGTATCGAATTAATCCACACGAAACTCAACCAACTATTTCTTCCCTCTGAAGTGTTATTTAACTCTGAATGCAGACACTCAAGGATACGAAGGCCAAGTGCAGTTGTTCGAGCGAACAATAACAAATTCAGTGCAAATCCTTCTGTCCGGTTTGTTCATGTAAAGATAGCAGTAGAAGATCGGAGAGGGAAAGGAAAgcgattttttgttttgttttcaggtTTATTTGACTTGAGAGATAATAGTAGGATGGTAGGATGTACTGTTGAATGTTAGCTTTGTAGGCAGGCTTCTGTTGTTTCGATTTCATCATGGTGTGAAAGAAAAGCAAACTAATAAATTACCTCAAAGCACTTAGTGATGAGTGAGAGTCGAGCAGTGAATTACGATGACGATATGTTATGGTTCGATCCCTTCCAATGTACACTTTAAAAACGAAAATCGCGCGATTTGTTTATGGTAATTTTTGCTACTAGTGTCACCACCagctgcaacacggcaccattTTAGGGCCTCTCAAGCTTCATTTCCAGAAGCAAAATCAATGACCAGCACCTCACATTGTTGAGTTgtttgatggttagattttcaattatttggtgtaaaagaaaagatatttatggataaattataaaaaagaaaTGCCTTCCAAAACTTGAGTGACtaatgaaaagaaaacagtAAAAAGCGATGCTTTAGTACCCTAAAGTCACaaaatttttacttttatacTTTCAATTGTCGGACTATCAAGttaattgtgttttttttttggcatgctacTCAATGGGCACGCTTTTGTTTACATGAACGTAAAATTGAGgcttttatttacaaaattcttATTTGTTATCCATATTGTTGTGGGCATAATTTAGGGTCCATTTGGTATCTGGGATGGGACGGAACAGGGTGGGACGGACGCGTTCTGTCCCATGTTTGGCGCCTAAAATTATGTGGAACGGCTGTTCCGCGGGACAGAAATGGGCTAAATTTTGGTTCCGCGCTCCCCCCTGGAACACAAAATTTGTTCCCTCTCCCATTGTCTCTTTCCTCGGATCTCAGCCTCTTcgtctcctccttcttccttctcactTCCATCCGACACTTAATTTCCAGATCAAGGCCTCCTCCGCCCAGGCGTTCACCGAGGCCAAGCAGCGGCCTCCACGGCGAGTCTGTACGAGGTCCTCCGAGTCACGGCCAACGCGTCGCCAACGAAGATCAAGTCGGCGTACCGGAGCTTGGCCAAGCAATACCACCCAGACACGTCGTGGTCGGAGT
This is a stretch of genomic DNA from Malus domestica chromosome 02, GDT2T_hap1. It encodes these proteins:
- the LOC103413335 gene encoding SURP and G-patch domain-containing protein 1-like protein isoform X1 encodes the protein MDKGVTPSLFVNDGSFMERFRQLQQEKDKDKGSAADESRPSKVVPGTLTPTTTGKTSAELKANDARKVAAASGSKLAFSLKQKSKIVAPPVKLGADEDEDEADAANVAAGVPTKRQKLGQPDAVEESYRQVDVAPPFPTDSTVKIVADKLASFVAKHGRQFEHITRQKNPGDTPFKFLFDESCSDYKYYEYQLAIEEKALQQTRDSQTSRNGGTSMSASKSTSSSQRSTVNHPNYQTSASALYDDTEGRTGELTAPTGADPIAMMEYYVKKAAQEERKRQPKQSKDEMPPPASLQAPSLKKGHHMGDYIPQEELEKFMAACNDAAAQKAAKEAADRAKIQADNVGHKLLSKMGWKEGEGLGSSRRGISDPIMAGNVKKDNLGVGAQQPGEVTAEDDIYEQYKKRMMLGYRYRPNPLNNPRKAYY
- the LOC103413335 gene encoding SURP and G-patch domain-containing protein 1-like protein isoform X2, which translates into the protein MDKGVTPSLFVNDGSFMERFRQLQQEKDKDKGSAADESRPSKVVPGTLTPTTTGKTSAELKANDARKVAAASGSKLAFSLKQKSKIVAPPVKLGADEDEDEADAANVAAGVPTKRQKLGQPDAVEESYRQVDVAPPFPTDSTVKIVADKLASFVAKHGRQFEHITRQKNPGDTPFKFLFDESCSDYKYYEYQLAIEEKALQQTRDSQTSRNGELTAPTGADPIAMMEYYVKKAAQEERKRQPKQSKDEMPPPASLQAPSLKKGHHMGDYIPQEELEKFMAACNDAAAQKAAKEAADRAKIQADNVGHKLLSKMGWKEGEGLGSSRRGISDPIMAGNVKKDNLGVGAQQPGEVTAEDDIYEQYKKRMMLGYRYRPNPLNNPRKAYY
- the LOC103414178 gene encoding transcription factor bHLH130-like, with the protein product MSGLLYKYNPNFKASEGEPRKNHAAEFMDSNIFHQQQSSGLTRYQSAPSSFLMEQMDNNGGGTQDLLYLQPSSPEVETVLARFISSCNEPDERDNGVRQHQFEIQERPVNVKGEAEDSVSEHINGYPNSTHTMYQAPQGQQAHGLDSSSFAAVNSTGMENSMRQSKIGVGNRSNLVRQSSSPAGVFPNSTVDDGFNVMKDSAGYRVGNGTNGEASPSTSRFGNQLSFSSRQSSYSGRMPRIAEDENGNLGEDENANGSNSPYQSSFPDDSWDDSSFNDLKIARDTDGNKFSTSTAFESQNNDFGHRNHGSTQHLRFSKHFEMPAMEKYLQFEDSIPRKIRAKRGFATHPRSIAERMRRTRISERMKKLQELFPNMDKQTNTAEKLDLAVGFIKDLQKQVQTLKDTKAKCSCSSEQ